The stretch of DNA GGTGGCGCGCGGGCTGGGGGCGCGAGGGTTGCGCTCCATCCTGGAGCACGTGATGGCGGACATCATGTTCGAGGCCCCCGAGCGGAAGCGTCGACAGGTGAAGGTGGACGCGGACTACGTGCGCCCGAGGCTGGCGACGCTGGACGCCGTGGAGCTCAACGTGTGACGTCCGCGTCACGCTCCGAGGCCTGGGCGGCGGCGCCCAGCCTCGCGGCGATGTCCGGGTCCTGGATGAGCTGGAGGACCAGGTCGTTGCGCAGGAGCGCGGCGGTGTCGCCCCGGGCGAGCGCCTGCTTCACCTGGTCATCCTGGAGCAGGCGCTGGAAGCGCGGGTCCTTGCGCAGGGCCTTGTAGGCCGGGTCGTTCTTGAGCTTCGGGGCGCGCTCGGGGTCCGTGCTGGCGCGGGCCACCGCCACCATGTCGTCCATGGGGGCGAACTGGCTCATCTCGAAGAGGTTGTAGCGGCGCGCGGCGGACACCGCGAGCGAGTCCTTGGGGGAGATGCCCAGGCGCTTGCCGGCGATGACCACGTGCTGCTCGAAGAAGGCCATGGCGCTGAGGACGAACCAGGCGAAGGCCGCCGACTTGGCCGCGCCGAGGACGAAGCCCAGGAAGCGGTCGATGCTCCGGTCCTCGTTGTCCTTGCCGGTGGCGAGGAAGCGCGCGAGCAGCGCTCCGAGGGCGTAGCGCACCGTCAGCCAGACGCATACGAAGAGGAGCGCGGTGCCCAGCACCAGGCCCACGACGAGCGGGCCATCCACGGCCTCGGCGAACCGGGGCGCGAGCAGCGGCCCCAGCTTGCGGGACGTGAAGTAC from Myxococcus guangdongensis encodes:
- a CDS encoding CvpA family protein, with the translated sequence MVIDLVILGLVLFFGMIGAFTGASRQVAHWVGLALGYFTSRKLGPLLAPRFAEAVDGPLVVGLVLGTALLFVCVWLTVRYALGALLARFLATGKDNEDRSIDRFLGFVLGAAKSAAFAWFVLSAMAFFEQHVVIAGKRLGISPKDSLAVSAARRYNLFEMSQFAPMDDMVAVARASTDPERAPKLKNDPAYKALRKDPRFQRLLQDDQVKQALARGDTAALLRNDLVLQLIQDPDIAARLGAAAQASERDADVTR